The following nucleotide sequence is from Tepidibacillus fermentans.
TGCTTGTTCCGCATTTGACTTAATGGCACCCTTTTTCATATGGGTAATTCCGTTAAAAATACCGGTTGATTCATCCAACATAACTCCACGAGAAAGGATTTGACTGTTGGTATGCTCCCCTTCATGAATGATCTTCGATGTGAAATTGGTTTTCTGATTACCTGTTCCAATAAAGACTAATTTTGAATCAGCTTCCGCACCAGCTTCTTTTAAAATACTAATATTATTAGATACCGTATTTCCTTCATTCATTTCGCCGATTACCCATTCGATTCGGCCATTTCGCTGTACGTCTGCATGACGGTGAGTGTAATCATAAACACCGTTTGCAAAGTTATGAATCGTTGCAAATCTTACCTTTGCCCCTTCACCAACATACACCTCAACCACGCCGTTATGTACCGTGTTTTGTGTGGTGTTTTCAGAGAAATAATGATCGACGTAAGTTACACTACTATATGCTTCTGCAACGATGATGATATGTGGTAATAAGCCAGACTCAGCAGCTAAATAAATCGCTTGAACAGGAAACTCAACCTCAACATGTTTTGGAATATAAAGAAATACTCCACCACTCCATAAAGCGGTATGAAGAGCAAGGAGTTTATTCTTATCAAACGATACACTTTTCATGAAGTATTTTTTGACAAGTTCTGGATATTCTTGTAAAGCTGTATCAAGGTCAGTATAGATTACTCCTTTATCAGCTAATTTCTTTGATAATTGTTTATAAACAAACTTAGAATTTTTTTGGACCAAGACACTACGATCTTCTGTGTTTGCTTCTAATATATTTTGAATCTCTTCCGAAAGATCGCCTATACCAACAAGTGTTTCATCAGTAAAAGGTATAAATTGATCAATATTCCACTTATCTAATTTTGTCTTTTCTAAACGCGGTAATGGTAATTGATGATAAACTTCTAATGCCTTTAAGCGAAATTCTAACATCCATTTTGGTTCTTGTTTGTTTTGGGATAGCTGGGTGATTAGTTCTTTATCAAAACTTACATTCATCTCTACCGTCATTTGTGAATCCCCCTATCCGATTAAGCCTCTTGGCCAACTGTTTCGTCTACAATCCCCAGCTCTTCTTTAATCCAATCATAACCCTCTGCTTCTAATTTTTCAGCTAGTTCAGGTCCACCAGAACGAACAATTCTTCCTTGCATCATCACATGAACAAAATCTGGTTTAATATAGTTTAGAAGACGCTGGTAATGCGTGATAACAAGAACCCCCATTTCAGGGCTTTTCATTTCATTTACACCATTTGCAACAATTCGTAATGCATCAATATCTAATCCAGAATCAATTTCATCAAGGATTGCAATTTGTGGTTTTAACATCATCATTTGGAGAATTTCATTTCGTTTCTTTTCTCCACCAGAGAATCCTTCATTTACATAACGTTGTGCAAAGGATTC
It contains:
- the sufD gene encoding Fe-S cluster assembly protein SufD — protein: MTVEMNVSFDKELITQLSQNKQEPKWMLEFRLKALEVYHQLPLPRLEKTKLDKWNIDQFIPFTDETLVGIGDLSEEIQNILEANTEDRSVLVQKNSKFVYKQLSKKLADKGVIYTDLDTALQEYPELVKKYFMKSVSFDKNKLLALHTALWSGGVFLYIPKHVEVEFPVQAIYLAAESGLLPHIIIVAEAYSSVTYVDHYFSENTTQNTVHNGVVEVYVGEGAKVRFATIHNFANGVYDYTHRHADVQRNGRIEWVIGEMNEGNTVSNNISILKEAGAEADSKLVFIGTGNQKTNFTSKIIHEGEHTNSQILSRGVMLDESTGIFNGITHMKKGAIKSNAEQAEKVLMLSEGARGDANPILLIDENDVMASHAASAGPVSREDIYYLMSRGIPKEEAERLIIHGFLTPVVSLIPIEGMQEKLEKVIERKLGK